The Macaca fascicularis isolate 582-1 chromosome 13, T2T-MFA8v1.1 sequence TGCATGCGGATTGAAGAGCGGCGCCTGGGGACTGGGCCGGCCCCGCTGATCCCGACCTAGCGAGCAGGACAGCAGGACCGCCCAGGCTGCGGAGGGGCTCGGGGGCAGGAAGGTCAGAGCAGCAAGATGGCCAGTAAGACCAAGGCCAGCGAGGCCCTCAAGGTGGTGGCCCGGTGCCGCCCCCTcagcaggaaggaggaggctgCTGGTCACGAGCAGATCCTTACCATGGACGTGAAACTGGGCCAGGTGACCCTGCGGAACCCCCGCGCTGCCCCGggggagctgcccaagaccttcACCTTTGACGCTGTGTATGATGCCAGCTCCAAGCAGGCCGACCTGTATGATGAAACCGTGAGGCCCCTGATAGACTCCGTGCTCCAGGGTTTCAATGGCACGGTGTTTGCCTATGGCCAGACGGGCACTGGCAAGACCTATACCATGCAGGGGACCTGGGTGGAGCCCGAGCTGCGCGGGGTCATCCCGAACGCCTTTGAGCACATCTTCACCCACATCTCCCGCTCCCAGAACCAACAGTACCTGGTCCGGGCCTCCTATTTGGAGATCTACCAGGAAGAGATTCGAGACCTGCTCTCCAAGGAGCCGGGCAAGAGGCTAGAGCTGAAAGAAAACCCTGAGACGGGCGTCTACATCAAGGACCTCTCCTCCTTCGTCACCAAGAATGTCAAGGAGATTGAGCATGTGATGAACCTGGGGAACCAGACCCGGGCTGTGGGCAGCACCCACATGAATGAGGTCAGCTCCCGCTCCCATGCCATCTTTATCATCACCGTGGAGTGCAGCGAGCGTGGCTCTGATGGCCAGGACCACATCCGAGTGGGCAAGCTCAACCTAGTGGACCTGGCTGGCAGTGAGAGGCAGAACAAGGCAGGCCCCAACACAGCGGGAGGGGCAGCCACACCATCCTCGGGTGGCAGTGGTGGCGGTGGAGGcagtggtggcggtggtggtggagAGAGGCCTAAGGAAGCCTCCAAAATCAACCTGTCATTATCTGCCCTGGGCAACGTGATTGCTGCCCTGGCGGGCAACAGGAGCACCCACATTCCCTACCGGGACTCCAAGCTGACCCGGCTGCTCCAGGACTCCCTAGGGGGAAATGCCAAGACCATCATGGTAGCCACACTGGGGCCAGCTTCTCACAGCTACGATGAGAGCCTCTCTACCCTGCGCTTTGCCAACCGAGCCAAGAACATCAAGAACAAGCCCCGGGTGAATGAGGACCCGAAGGACACGCTGCTGCGGGAATTCCAAGAGGAGATTGCCCGCCTGAAGGCCCAGCTGGAGAAGAGGGGGATGCTGGGGAAGCGGCCCCGGAGGAAGAGCAGCCGCAGGAAGAAGGCCGTGTCCGCCCCGCCTGGGTACCCTGAGGGCCCGGTGATTGAGGCCTGGGTGGCAGAAGAGGAGGAtgacaacatcaacaacaaccgCCCGCCCCAGCCCATCCTGGAGTCAGCCTTGGAGAAGAACATGGAGAATTACCTGCAGGAACAGAAGGAGCggctggaggaggagaaggcagCCATCCAGGATGACCGCAGCCTGGTGAGCGaggagaagcagaagctgctggaggagaaggagaagatgcTGGAGGACCTGCGGCGGGAACAGCAGGCCACAGAACTGCTTGCGGCCAAGTACAAGGTAAGGGCCCCAGAGGAGCTGGGCACTTGAGAAGTCCCTGCAGGGGATCCTGGCAGGGAGGTTCTTCTTTGAGAGTCTGTGACCTGGCCTGAAGCGGAGGTCCTCCCTCAGCACCACACACTGCTCTCCTGCCAAATGTGCCCCCAGAGCAGCCGGGCAAATTGCTCTGATACCGGACTGCCAggcacatgcacaggcacacacacacacatgcgcgtgcacacacacatgaagCAAAGCGGACAGGCGGTCTCTCAAGCCAGTGAGCTTGGGGTGGTCTGACCTGCTGCGGTCATTTCCTGCTGGTGGCCTCAGGATCAGTCAGGTCTGTGGGATGGCCAGGCAGCCTCTCGTGAATGTGGATTCTCATTCCTTCACAGCCTCCTCCCCTGAGGCTTCCTCCCTCTGCAGCATCTTCAAACCTCACATCGTTTTAATAATATCATTTGGTTAGTACTTCAGTTTACAAAATGCTCCACATATATGGTCcatacatgatctcatttgatcctttGGCCATCCAGGGTCACAGTTCTGAAATCCCCATTTCAGAGGTGAGGAATTAAAGCTCAGAGAAGTGACATGACCAAGGTTCCATCCTatgaagtggcagagctgagctgGAACCCATGGACCTCATGCTGTTTCAGTGCTTAGCTGGGCAAAGTGGGACCGTGAACAGATTCTGCTCCCTGGGAAAATGGTCCCCTGGGGCTTACAGTGCAGTGGCCATTGCTTGCTATCATTAGGAAGGCGATTTGGGGGTTATGCAGAAGGTAGAGTGGAAAAAGCACCAAACTGTATACCAGATAGCAAGAGACTGGCCTAGCTATTTTACAGCTCATCAAGTGACTCATTGTAAgttgcttctctcttttctcaggcctcagtttacctttCTGTAAAATAGAGCGTTGGCCTGGGTGATCTCTGAGGCTCTACCTATCTGACAATTCTATGGCCTATATTAATCTGAGCAGCAAACCAACCGACCCCCACCCCGAGGCCTCATCACAGTTAATATCCAATTCCCCATGAGCCCGAGAGATGTCAGAACCTCAGCATCCTTCCTGAGCTCTTTCCTACCCCCCAGTACCTTCCAGGCCCTGATGGTGCTAACTACAGAGGCCCCTGCCTGTCCAGTCATAGACCTATTAAATTTCATTGCTGGGATGCCACAACTCAATGTTCCAGGCATTTCCAGGCCCCTGGAGCCTTCAACACTAGGGGTTGAAGGAAGGACACAGGAAGCCATGAGCTTGCTGGGAAGAGCAAAACATTGTCATTTCTTATTCCTTCTCAGGAATGTGGGCTGGGGAGCAGGGGGGCCCAGCCTACAGCCACTGAGACAGTGACAGATGAGTTGTATGCCATTGTCTGTTTTGGGAATGCGTGACTGCAGCAGGGGCTCTGGccttacatatttaatatttaattcacTTCTTTGAGCCCAGCAAGAGTTATGCTGAGCTATTTCCTTAAGGAAAGGATCAGGGGCCTGGAACCTTTAGGGACATCCTGAGAGAAGCAGGATATTAGAGGCAGGGCCGTTAGATTGAGCCCTCCCTAGGAGGGAGGGAATCCAGTGTTTGCTTACCTGGTCAGTCTGCCATTGATTTTGCTAAGAAATCCCTGAAAGCTGGGAGGCAACAAAGGCTAAGAAGGGAGGAAAATGCAGTAACTCACTTTGGCTGCCTGAGGGGTGGGGTGAAGGTTTCCATTGTTGGGAACTGACCAGTTTCCCTCAGTGAGATCCTTGGATCTAAAGCAGTGTGGGGGCACAGATGATAGAACAGCCAAGAGATCAGGGTGGCCAACACCAGAATTCTTGCACCAGAGGTGTAGCCCACAAAATATCACAGTCTTAGAGTTGGCAGGAGCTTtggaaaactgaggcctggacttgcccagggccacacaggtGAGTTGAGGAGAGCCTAGCCCCTTTATATATGGAAGAGCCCAGCCTCTTTCCATTGCTTGAGTCCTAATGTTACCTGTACTAGTTGATAATCAgagtaattcatttttatataacacTTTGACATCTTAATCTCGTTCAATTCTCCCAACAACCCCAAGGGGTGGGTACTATTATTTCCATTCAACAGTTATGAAAACTAAGCCTGGGGAGGTGGAGTGAGTGTCTTATCAGCTCGTGACCCTGGGTGATAggcagcagagccaggactggaacCCAGGCCTTCTGATGCCCCCAGCCCTGTGCTCTTTCCAAGCATCTCAGATTCCTCCATGTTTGCTCACTGTGTGACTCAGGGCAACGGCCTTTGCCTCTCCAGCCCTCGGGCTTCCATTCACCTAATGAGGAGGAGAACCCTCACCTTGCTTCCTGGGGAGTGGGTGAAACAGTCATTATGTACCAGGTGTTCAGATGGAAGCAAAGGGGGAGGAGTGCCTGGGAAATTCCACGACAGAAATGATTCCATATCCTGTGACTTCTCATCACACTCAGCCTAGGACAATCAGCAGCCAGCAACCCAGAATGGAACCTAGACAGAGGACCCAAGTTCCCCATAGCCCCAAGGCACCACCTGGTCCGGTGTTGGATGTTTCTAGGCTGGTGGAAACAATTTGAGGGTTCTTGAGGAATCTACAGAGTAAAGAGGGGAGGAGCATGTTAGAGATATACCAATCCCAGCCCTGCCTATTCCCCAGGGTTGTGccgaggattaaatgagatcattagCATGAGGGCATTTGAAATAAGTTGAAAGCACCAAATACATGGAGGGCATTAGCAGCCACGGGGTGGCTTCCGTCCACCAAGCTGGGGTCCAGTGATCTCCAGGACAGACATCTTTGTTgttagtttgacttcttctttaccCTGCCATCCCGGCTGCCTTGCCATAACCCTGCAGCTGCTGGGAGCAGAGCCAGGCAGGAGAGGTCTAGGAGGTTTCACAAGGCAGGCTCCCCATCTGCAGCTCACTCCTGTCACCACTTTCTGAGTTATGGCATCAACTCCACTTCTTCCCCCACCAGCTCTCATTCCCTTCTTCCAGTTCACGCCACCCTCTGGGGGCAGCTAAGCGGTAGTTGATGCGACCCAGTGCCCTCATTCACTCTCTCTGACTCATCTCATAGTCTGTCTCGCCAGCTCTCCCTGcctgccacctcccaggctccctgTTCTCTTTGTTCTCCCCTCACTGTGCACAAACACCATGCCTATCTCCTTGGAATCTCCTTTCATGTTTACTGTGGGCCTTAGGGGATGTTCGGGTGTGCAAATATGTGAGACTTTGTGATTGTGGTCAGCGCCCTGTTTATCAGTAATCATTAGCAATTTATACTTATGTAGTGTCTAGGGGAGGGAGGGTGTGGGCAGGGAATGCTGGTGGAGACTTGATAACATACTAGGCCTGTGAGGTAGGAGGAATAGGTAACATCACAGGCCCACAATGCACAGTGAAAACCTTGAATATTTGGTACTGCGCAGTGAAAACCCAGATGTTTGTGCTCAGTGTCCATACTGCAATGAGGACAGGTGAACACATGTAGATTGGTTGGGAGAAGGCCCACTTCACTCAAATGTAATCATGtaagacaatttttaaatgactgctttaattttgaaattaactttttttgagatggagtttcgttcttgttgctcaggctggagtgtagtggcatgatcttggctcactgcaacctctgcctcccagatgcaagcaattctcctgcctcaccctccctagtagctgggattaggtgcccgccaccatgcccagctaatgttttgtattttttgtagagacagggtttcactatgttggccaggctggtctcgatctcctgacctcgtggtttccctgccttggccttccaaagtgctgggattacaggtgtgagccactgtatctggtttaaagttgattttttttgaggAGTTGGACTAGATGATTCCTAAAACTTTGATTTTAGCtacttaaagagaaaaaagagcgTGGGTGTACAGATGATACAGAATGCAGGCACAAATTGAAGACAGGTGGAAACAACAGCATCGGATGTGAGCCCCAATAAGTAGGTCTGGAGGGAGAAGAGCTGGGGGTCTTGGCCGGAGCCCACTCTCTCTGTGGTGAATGTAGAAAAGAGAACCTGCAGAAGCAGCCCCAGAAGCCGAGAGATGCGGTCTGAGGAGGAATGCGGACTGTGTTGAAATTGTATTGTCCCTTTCGAGGGTCCCACTTTCTCCCACCCCTCAGCAGGGGCATTAACCTTCAATGCAAGAGAGAATGTTTCAAGCCTGAGCAACAACAGTAACAGCAATAATAatgacatttactgagcacttgctTTGTGCCAAGTACTATACTATATACAGATTATCTCATCTCATCCACACGAGCACCCTCCAAGAAAGGTGCCGTGCTTGTTctcgttttatagatgagaaaatggagctCCACTGAGGTGAAATAACTCAGCCAAGGCCACATGGTTGGTATAGTAAAACTATGTAAACCCAGCTGGACTTGACACAAAATCTGGTGCTCTTTTAGTcttaaaataattaggaatatcAGGTTGGGAACTGGTTCCTGAGGAGATGCTGAAAAATGAggagtaggctgggcatggtggctcacacctgtaatctcagcactttgggaagccaaggtgggtggattccttgtgcccaggagttccagaccagcctggacaacatggagaaactctgtcttgacaaaaaatacaaaaaattaactaggcgtggtggtgtgcacctgtagtccccactactcaggaggccgaagtgggaggatcacttgagcccaggaagttgaggctgcaatgagccttgatcgcaccattgcactccagcctgtgtgacaccgtggaaccctgtctcaaaaaggaaagaaaactgataGGAGCTGTTGTAGATGTGTCACATTTGAGGTGACAGAGTCCAGTGGGCAGCTGGAGATGGGCCAGTGGAGTTTAGAAGGAAGCcctatggccgggcgtggtggctcacgcctgtaatcccagctacttgggaggctgaggcaggagaatcgcttgaacctgggaggcggtggttgcggtcatgccattgcactccagcctgggcaacaagagtgaaactccgtctcaaaaaaaaaaaaaaaaaaaaagaagcaagtccTAGACTGGAAATGGAGATTAggtctcatcttttttttttttgagatggagtcaccaggctggagtggaatggtgcgatcttggctcaccacaacctctgcctcccaggttcaaccgattctcctgcct is a genomic window containing:
- the KIF3C gene encoding kinesin-like protein KIF3C, which codes for MASKTKASEALKVVARCRPLSRKEEAAGHEQILTMDVKLGQVTLRNPRAAPGELPKTFTFDAVYDASSKQADLYDETVRPLIDSVLQGFNGTVFAYGQTGTGKTYTMQGTWVEPELRGVIPNAFEHIFTHISRSQNQQYLVRASYLEIYQEEIRDLLSKEPGKRLELKENPETGVYIKDLSSFVTKNVKEIEHVMNLGNQTRAVGSTHMNEVSSRSHAIFIITVECSERGSDGQDHIRVGKLNLVDLAGSERQNKAGPNTAGGAATPSSGGSGGGGGSGGGGGGERPKEASKINLSLSALGNVIAALAGNRSTHIPYRDSKLTRLLQDSLGGNAKTIMVATLGPASHSYDESLSTLRFANRAKNIKNKPRVNEDPKDTLLREFQEEIARLKAQLEKRGMLGKRPRRKSSRRKKAVSAPPGYPEGPVIEAWVAEEEDDNINNNRPPQPILESALEKNMENYLQEQKERLEEEKAAIQDDRSLVSEEKQKLLEEKEKMLEDLRREQQATELLAAKYKAMESKLLIGGRNIMDHTNEQQKMLELKRQEIAEQKRREREMQQEMMLRDEETMELRGTYTSLQQEVEVKTKKLKKLYAKLQAVKAEIQDQHDEYIRVRQDLEEAQNEQTRELKLKYLIIENFIPPEEKNKIMNRLFLDCEEEQWKFQPLVPAGVNNSQMKKRPTSAVGYKRPISQYARVAMAMGSHPRYRAENIMFLELDVSPPAVFEMEFSHDQEQDPRALHMERLMRLDSFLERPSTSKVRKSRSWCQSPQRPPPSTTHASLASASLHPAAVADHE